The following proteins come from a genomic window of Shewanella halifaxensis HAW-EB4:
- a CDS encoding DcaP family trimeric outer membrane transporter yields MKPMTKVSICIYLIGTVSQSSMASEYHFGGFLKANARYVDGNIAFQDSWTGGGSVTDSAKRSQFSAAESRFNAGITHGDVYGFAEIDFSGSAQGNPAFSNSYSPRLRHAYINYQDFTVGQTWSTMVNTSAFAETADLGGPLVGQAMVRQALVRYSTESWQFALENPYTYGTQAGSTNADKKWVDTSNDYVPDAVIRFNQKGDWGNVSVASLLRYLDPQGTAQFGAGVSLAAKLKTVGKDDIRLQLHYGNLGRYVGTDAARDMVSGEIETTTSAMFAYRHFWTERTRSSLFYGHTITEQEQSNRFHAGVNLFTNLTPALELGFEIGRYQIDDGLSPYEDIPAPQGASNYAQMSLQFHI; encoded by the coding sequence ATGAAACCGATGACTAAAGTCTCTATCTGTATCTATTTAATTGGCACTGTTTCGCAGTCATCCATGGCAAGTGAATACCATTTCGGTGGATTCCTAAAAGCCAATGCCCGCTATGTAGATGGCAACATTGCCTTTCAAGATAGCTGGACCGGTGGCGGCAGTGTCACTGACTCTGCAAAAAGAAGCCAATTTAGCGCCGCCGAAAGCCGCTTCAATGCCGGTATCACTCATGGTGATGTGTATGGCTTTGCAGAGATCGATTTCTCAGGCTCGGCTCAAGGTAATCCAGCTTTTTCTAACTCCTATAGTCCACGCTTAAGACATGCCTATATCAACTACCAAGACTTCACCGTAGGCCAAACTTGGTCGACCATGGTTAACACCAGTGCCTTTGCCGAAACGGCAGATTTAGGTGGTCCCTTAGTTGGCCAGGCCATGGTACGCCAAGCACTAGTACGCTACAGCACTGAGAGTTGGCAGTTTGCGCTAGAAAACCCTTACACCTACGGCACTCAGGCTGGTAGTACAAATGCCGATAAAAAGTGGGTCGATACCAGCAATGATTATGTCCCCGACGCAGTAATCCGTTTCAATCAAAAAGGCGACTGGGGCAATGTATCTGTAGCAAGTTTACTGCGATATTTAGACCCACAAGGTACAGCACAGTTTGGTGCTGGTGTCTCACTCGCTGCCAAGCTAAAAACCGTTGGTAAAGACGATATTCGCCTGCAACTTCACTACGGCAACCTAGGCCGCTATGTGGGAACCGATGCGGCTAGAGATATGGTTAGTGGCGAAATAGAAACCACCACCTCGGCCATGTTTGCTTATCGCCACTTCTGGACAGAGCGTACACGTTCGAGCCTTTTCTACGGCCACACTATCACCGAACAGGAGCAGTCAAACCGCTTTCATGCAGGGGTGAATCTGTTCACCAACCTCACACCGGCATTAGAACTTGGTTTTGAAATCGGTCGTTACCAGATTGATGATGGACTGAGCCCCTATGAAGATATCCCGGCACCGCAGGGCGCCTCAAATTACGCCCAGATGAGTTTGCAATTTCATATTTAA
- a CDS encoding cupin domain-containing protein: protein MMKLKMMFGIAALTSTAAFAQGPQCDHAQLPYQQMTPVPYDSTPYSPQDTMPEQCSNPEVEAYIAAWEAGEIDFTTIQANDSIAKDQQFCKSLDDDGNVLEIQDCDKSKSPVGYIWKELSDSPVVIGITDGGKSDHAPHFHGQPECYYVVNGEGQTLADNQFKKLGTGQYFYIPGATIHNTPIMSDKGLGVMYWYPNNAHFNGFKYYWRKDVKNLRVAEEAFDRVDEIRKRDLNLGPYGTNEAIFKK, encoded by the coding sequence ATGATGAAATTAAAAATGATGTTCGGCATTGCCGCGCTAACCTCTACAGCCGCTTTTGCCCAAGGTCCACAGTGTGATCATGCTCAGCTGCCATACCAGCAGATGACACCAGTCCCATATGACAGCACACCATATTCACCACAAGACACTATGCCTGAGCAGTGTAGCAACCCAGAAGTTGAAGCGTATATCGCAGCATGGGAAGCAGGTGAAATTGATTTCACGACTATCCAAGCTAACGACAGCATCGCTAAAGATCAGCAATTCTGTAAGTCATTAGATGACGACGGCAACGTACTAGAAATTCAAGACTGTGATAAATCAAAATCACCAGTTGGTTATATCTGGAAAGAGCTTTCAGATAGCCCAGTGGTTATTGGTATTACAGACGGTGGCAAATCTGACCACGCACCACACTTCCATGGCCAGCCTGAGTGTTACTACGTAGTAAACGGTGAAGGCCAAACTCTTGCCGATAACCAGTTCAAGAAGCTAGGCACAGGTCAGTACTTCTACATTCCTGGTGCCACTATCCACAATACGCCTATCATGTCTGACAAAGGCCTAGGTGTAATGTACTGGTACCCGAACAATGCACATTTTAACGGTTTTAAGTACTACTGGCGTAAAGACGTTAAGAACCTACGCGTAGCGGAAGAAGCATTCGACCGTGTTGATGAGATCCGTAAGCGTGACCTAAACCTAGGCCCATATGGCACTAACGAAGCTATCTTCAAGAAATAA
- a CDS encoding BamA/TamA family outer membrane protein: MTVRINRAVLISWFTRCALVLVCTSAPILAKAPVATGVDVLNTAEKDDSLNGTADEEQDDEVSQGWLEDFLQTLGANGEFDPDKLIDFSYLPGPFYNPEMDLGVGISAVGLYQYDPDDEVSQLSSLVINGLASTNGALGVAVANKTFINQDNQRFYLNAEVYDAPDVFYGVGYDTNHQEGSRVEFNQRIISVNPMLLQRMSPTSFVGIGFDFSYADASKINLLDSDVDTDILDDSSRSVGVNLLLNHDSRDNVLNPQSGRILEIDATFYRQYLGSKTDFDVYNALYSEYMQTGRGEDILAWQVRGRFTSGEVPWDQLSKAGGGDLLRGYTSGRYRDKQMLMSQVEYRLNLSGRHGMVFWGGAGVIADDISEFDGNKILPNGGIGYRFEVKPRVNLRLDMAWGDGDSGFYFNVNEAF; the protein is encoded by the coding sequence ATGACCGTGAGAATAAACAGAGCCGTTTTAATCTCATGGTTTACTCGATGTGCGCTTGTATTGGTTTGTACCTCAGCTCCTATATTGGCGAAAGCGCCTGTAGCTACTGGTGTTGACGTTCTTAATACCGCTGAAAAAGATGACTCTCTCAACGGTACTGCTGATGAAGAGCAAGATGATGAGGTATCTCAAGGCTGGCTTGAGGACTTCTTGCAAACACTGGGCGCCAATGGCGAATTTGATCCCGATAAATTGATCGACTTTAGTTACTTGCCGGGCCCTTTCTACAACCCAGAAATGGACTTAGGGGTTGGGATCTCGGCGGTGGGCTTGTACCAATATGACCCCGATGATGAAGTCAGTCAGTTATCATCCTTAGTGATCAACGGTCTCGCCTCGACCAATGGTGCATTGGGGGTGGCGGTGGCTAATAAGACTTTTATCAATCAAGACAATCAACGTTTCTACCTGAACGCCGAAGTCTATGATGCTCCCGATGTCTTCTATGGGGTGGGTTACGATACTAATCATCAAGAGGGGAGCCGTGTCGAGTTTAATCAGCGGATTATCTCGGTTAACCCTATGCTGCTACAGCGGATGAGCCCGACTAGCTTCGTGGGGATCGGTTTCGATTTTAGTTACGCCGATGCTAGCAAGATTAATCTATTAGACTCAGATGTCGATACTGACATACTCGATGACAGTTCCCGCAGTGTCGGTGTGAACCTGCTACTGAATCATGACAGTCGAGATAATGTATTAAACCCACAGTCGGGGCGGATTTTAGAGATAGATGCGACCTTTTACCGTCAGTATTTAGGTAGTAAGACTGACTTTGATGTCTACAATGCCCTGTATAGCGAATATATGCAGACCGGACGCGGCGAAGATATCTTAGCCTGGCAGGTGAGAGGACGTTTCACCAGTGGTGAGGTGCCGTGGGATCAGCTCTCTAAAGCGGGAGGGGGGGATCTACTTCGTGGCTATACATCGGGACGTTATCGCGATAAACAGATGTTGATGAGCCAGGTTGAGTATCGGCTGAATTTATCTGGGCGTCATGGCATGGTGTTTTGGGGCGGTGCGGGCGTGATTGCCGATGATATTAGCGAGTTTGATGGCAATAAAATCTTACCTAATGGCGGCATAGGCTATCGCTTCGAGGTTAAACCGCGTGTGAATTTAAGATTAGATATGGCGTGGGGCGATGGTGATAGCGGCTTCTATTTCAACGTCAATGAAGCGTTTTAA
- a CDS encoding DUF4056 domain-containing protein → MISRVFSHGMVSVVAIFVLSACGSSDWQVRALPSEVAIGAALDNEPDINLLHAIELQELPLVHIPKAVRPCCAFGNAQKVTIGPVPVPFFRYANTLAVDRVGPHAYEAGTFSYQKDAPNGSRGTENNGQMYTLQGGFIDLAHVRDTADNAIALFYRVYPKLGQLQTIKLPDEIGPRTIELSEFDTKHLTARQRWEVAAAIAVRQAYFMAEAHEVAQWHGYRSWAPWSETVSAYSPEDLYSNMLGAKIALALINNNLAMNKELYNQHMTQWLLATLNWLEPVSIEQTNALFDVIDGHWWDSQQPLPSKFMLLKRHYKLGDKQSPYLVPKALAQSHAKWSEVEALFESAHQAHHLSLSNSTHGIDIDAIAEQKLIVAEKYKDSFKHIPVELWQDGFTQADFYQISLYNQAQDELELRQHQKRDDVDESTIEQESQ, encoded by the coding sequence ATGATAAGTCGTGTATTTAGCCATGGGATGGTGAGTGTTGTCGCTATCTTTGTACTGAGTGCCTGTGGTAGTAGTGACTGGCAGGTGCGAGCCTTGCCCAGTGAGGTTGCTATTGGCGCGGCTCTCGACAACGAACCTGACATAAACCTTTTGCACGCGATAGAGCTGCAAGAGCTGCCTTTGGTACATATTCCCAAGGCGGTGCGTCCTTGCTGCGCCTTTGGTAACGCACAGAAAGTGACTATAGGGCCGGTTCCGGTGCCATTTTTCCGTTATGCCAATACCTTAGCCGTCGATAGAGTAGGGCCCCATGCCTATGAGGCGGGCACCTTTAGCTATCAAAAAGATGCGCCCAATGGCAGTCGCGGTACCGAAAATAATGGTCAGATGTATACCTTGCAAGGGGGCTTTATCGATCTGGCCCATGTGCGCGATACTGCTGACAATGCCATCGCCCTGTTTTACCGTGTCTACCCAAAACTTGGACAGCTGCAAACCATTAAGCTCCCAGATGAGATCGGCCCGAGAACCATTGAGCTCAGTGAGTTTGATACCAAGCACTTAACCGCGCGACAGCGCTGGGAAGTTGCCGCAGCCATTGCAGTCAGGCAGGCTTACTTTATGGCTGAAGCCCATGAAGTTGCCCAGTGGCATGGTTATCGCAGCTGGGCGCCTTGGTCAGAAACGGTCTCGGCGTATTCTCCTGAAGATCTCTACTCCAATATGCTGGGGGCCAAAATTGCGTTGGCGCTAATCAATAATAATTTAGCGATGAACAAAGAGCTATATAACCAGCATATGACCCAATGGTTATTGGCAACCCTTAACTGGCTTGAGCCTGTCTCTATCGAGCAAACCAACGCGCTATTTGATGTGATTGATGGTCACTGGTGGGACTCGCAGCAGCCCTTGCCGAGCAAGTTTATGTTGCTCAAACGCCACTACAAATTAGGCGATAAGCAGTCTCCCTATCTAGTACCTAAAGCCTTAGCTCAGTCCCACGCTAAGTGGAGTGAGGTGGAGGCGCTGTTTGAGTCGGCGCATCAGGCGCATCATCTCTCTTTGAGCAACTCTACCCATGGGATCGATATCGATGCCATTGCCGAGCAGAAGTTGATTGTGGCCGAGAAATACAAAGATAGCTTTAAGCATATTCCAGTTGAGCTTTGGCAGGATGGCTTTACTCAGGCCGATTTCTATCAAATTAGTCTATATAACCAAGCACAAGATGAGCTAGAGCTGCGCCAGCACCAGAAGCGAGATGATGTAGACGAATCCACAATAGAGCAGGAGTCACAATGA
- a CDS encoding alpha/beta fold hydrolase → MRHIYLLLLTLFISGCSAVDIIDSREKQQLQTAGFEQHKLALTEGGELNYWQAGQGKAVLLIHGFGGTAVTSWQQVMLELSKDYRVIAPDLAWFGESVSLAAPSLATQSQAVMQLIQELQLDKVNVVGISYGGFVTFDLMINEPKVEKAVLLASPGVLFSDSDLLQMNQRFEVDDPSAIFVPETPKQMRRLLDATFVDFPWYPGFIDSSIYDKYFAGYLDEKRKLIDGLPADRDRIAANVVADSLPPSVLIWGENDKVFPLASGIQLADYLAAPIVVIPQGAHGISNDYPEIVSQTIRAFVQ, encoded by the coding sequence ATGCGCCATATTTATCTATTGTTACTGACGCTATTTATCAGTGGCTGCTCTGCCGTCGATATCATCGACTCTCGTGAAAAACAGCAACTGCAAACAGCGGGGTTCGAGCAACATAAATTGGCGCTGACTGAGGGCGGCGAGCTTAATTACTGGCAAGCGGGCCAAGGTAAGGCTGTGCTGCTTATCCATGGCTTTGGCGGTACGGCGGTGACCAGTTGGCAGCAGGTGATGCTGGAGCTCAGTAAGGATTACCGAGTCATCGCCCCCGATCTCGCTTGGTTTGGTGAGTCAGTGAGTCTGGCTGCCCCAAGTTTGGCGACTCAGTCGCAGGCGGTAATGCAGCTGATCCAAGAATTGCAGCTGGATAAGGTCAATGTGGTTGGGATCTCTTATGGAGGTTTCGTTACTTTTGATCTGATGATCAACGAGCCTAAGGTCGAGAAAGCGGTACTGCTGGCGAGCCCCGGGGTACTGTTTTCTGACAGCGATCTACTGCAGATGAATCAGCGTTTTGAGGTCGATGATCCAAGCGCTATCTTTGTGCCTGAAACGCCAAAGCAGATGCGGCGCTTACTCGATGCCACCTTCGTCGACTTCCCTTGGTACCCTGGCTTTATCGATTCGAGTATTTATGACAAGTACTTTGCAGGTTATCTAGATGAAAAGCGCAAGCTTATCGATGGGCTGCCCGCAGATAGAGATAGAATTGCCGCCAATGTCGTGGCCGACTCGTTGCCGCCCAGTGTGTTGATTTGGGGTGAGAATGACAAAGTTTTTCCTTTGGCATCAGGCATACAACTCGCCGATTACCTAGCTGCGCCGATAGTGGTTATCCCACAAGGAGCTCACGGGATCAGTAACGATTATCCAGAGATTGTCAGTCAGACAATTAGGGCATTTGTGCAATGA
- a CDS encoding esterase/lipase family protein: protein MSSSGKLLAVEVMMELVFVHGWSVTNTDTYAQLPQALVKLMDPEVALSIRHIHLGRYISFDDEVRLSDIAKAFNDAREELLGDKPFAVITHSTGAPVMRQWLQMYFAADKLALCPLTHLIMLAPANHGSALAQLGKSRLGRIKSFFGGIEPGERILDWLELGSDGQHQLNLHWLKEFTLAGPLPFVLTGETIDSQFYDYLNSYTAEAGSDGVVRVASANLNFSHLLLAQTTQTCDGFDGLCVSTLELRKHSKPRQRTAFEVINNASHSGSKKGIMGSVTSRNAATKPVVQRIIQCLKVGNLTEYEALSEQMTLASQVKRKPRASMLVVRVTDDTGLPVEDFDIILLSGVEFVPGKFTKGFMLDKQKNHKNNHVVTFYFDANKLAKVSDGKIGLRVEPRPNNGMCYYRSGEFHSDSEQMQVLLKADQTTMVDIILQRQISPKTFTLVAPEDSGDFSHLADN, encoded by the coding sequence TTGTCATCAAGTGGTAAGTTGCTCGCTGTTGAGGTGATGATGGAATTGGTCTTTGTTCATGGATGGAGTGTTACCAATACAGACACTTATGCGCAGTTGCCACAAGCGCTCGTTAAACTGATGGACCCAGAGGTTGCTCTCTCTATTCGCCATATTCACCTAGGGCGATATATTAGCTTCGATGATGAAGTTCGCTTAAGTGATATCGCCAAAGCCTTTAATGATGCCCGTGAAGAGTTGCTTGGAGATAAACCTTTTGCAGTGATCACCCACTCTACGGGGGCACCTGTTATGCGCCAGTGGTTGCAGATGTATTTTGCCGCAGACAAGCTTGCCCTTTGCCCGTTAACTCATCTGATTATGCTTGCTCCTGCAAACCATGGCTCAGCACTTGCTCAGCTAGGTAAGTCGCGGCTGGGACGTATCAAGAGTTTTTTTGGGGGAATCGAGCCGGGTGAGCGCATCTTAGATTGGTTGGAGCTTGGCAGTGATGGCCAGCATCAATTGAACCTGCATTGGCTTAAAGAGTTTACTCTCGCAGGTCCCTTACCGTTTGTTCTTACGGGAGAGACCATTGACAGCCAGTTCTACGATTATCTCAATAGTTATACCGCAGAAGCAGGCTCAGACGGTGTGGTGAGAGTGGCGTCGGCGAACCTTAACTTTAGTCACCTACTGTTAGCGCAGACGACGCAAACTTGTGACGGTTTTGATGGGCTCTGTGTCTCAACACTTGAGCTGCGTAAACATTCCAAGCCGAGACAGCGCACCGCCTTCGAAGTGATCAATAATGCCAGCCACAGCGGTAGCAAAAAGGGCATTATGGGCTCGGTAACTAGCCGCAACGCGGCAACAAAGCCGGTGGTGCAGCGTATTATTCAGTGCCTAAAGGTGGGTAATCTTACTGAGTATGAGGCTCTTTCAGAGCAGATGACACTAGCAAGTCAGGTTAAACGTAAACCACGCGCGAGTATGCTGGTGGTGCGAGTTACTGATGATACAGGTCTACCAGTAGAGGATTTCGATATCATTTTACTCTCGGGCGTCGAGTTTGTTCCCGGTAAGTTTACTAAAGGTTTTATGCTGGATAAGCAGAAAAATCATAAAAATAACCACGTGGTTACCTTCTACTTTGATGCTAACAAGTTAGCTAAGGTTAGTGATGGCAAGATAGGTTTGCGGGTAGAGCCTAGACCTAATAACGGCATGTGCTACTACCGCAGCGGCGAGTTTCATTCCGATAGTGAGCAGATGCAAGTACTGCTGAAAGCCGATCAAACCACCATGGTAGATATCATATTGCAGCGGCAGATCAGCCCGAAGACATTTACCTTAGTCGCCCCTGAAGATAGTGGCGATTTCTCCCATTTAGCCGACAACTAG
- a CDS encoding outer membrane beta-barrel protein: MKTKSLILASVMATAISAPTMAADWFIGGGVGAQQNTYKGSYDPEIQNPIEGGSQTQHLKETENNVIYEVRAGVYLNDANRVYGTYSYNSDDFSRQQSFLMSYDYLVGLGDSNKLNWFIGATAGMNHISPEASVLDSKNRFVWGGQTGLMYKINDKVSTEIGYRYLKQDYDVSAPGPTPYSGAIVGSESASLNDSQQLYLSVDYRF; the protein is encoded by the coding sequence ATGAAAACTAAATCACTTATCTTAGCGTCTGTAATGGCAACGGCAATCTCGGCACCCACTATGGCTGCAGACTGGTTCATTGGTGGCGGTGTTGGCGCACAGCAAAACACTTACAAAGGTTCTTACGACCCTGAAATCCAAAATCCAATTGAGGGTGGCTCTCAGACTCAACATCTAAAAGAGACCGAAAATAACGTTATCTATGAAGTCAGAGCCGGTGTCTATCTAAATGATGCTAACCGTGTTTACGGTACTTACTCTTACAACTCAGATGACTTTAGCCGCCAGCAAAGCTTCTTAATGTCTTATGACTACTTAGTTGGCCTAGGCGACAGCAACAAACTTAACTGGTTTATTGGTGCGACAGCAGGTATGAACCATATAAGCCCAGAAGCCAGCGTTCTGGATTCGAAGAACCGCTTCGTCTGGGGTGGTCAAACAGGTCTAATGTATAAGATTAACGACAAGGTGAGCACCGAAATTGGCTACCGCTACCTTAAGCAAGATTATGATGTAAGTGCACCAGGCCCAACACCGTACAGCGGCGCTATTGTTGGCTCAGAAAGCGCATCATTAAACGATAGCCAGCAACTTTACCTATCTGTTGACTACCGCTTCTAA
- a CDS encoding Na+/H+ antiporter NhaC family protein encodes MTSNLLVLVPLLLTLILALLLRRTLVALGVGIVSGALILTDFSLTQSVSYMADRVWLQFYRDGQWQAWHLNVLAAMILLGMMTQLLARGGAVKQFADWLYHRIKSGRQARIGIVLLGWIVFIDGIFSCLAVGHVCQPLSQRYKVPREQIAYLVDSNASPLCALLPFSSWGPYVMAILAGITLLPLTPLESFVEIAKMNFYAVTIVLLSLLVAWFGIGFHSDFAIEQNSEEVEAGNPWLLGLPMATLLLASISLTLYSGASNAQGDSLGDWIAAADIGTAMRNACLLATVLAIFILKLGGRSLSLLLGDLASGVRSIGFAIAILLFTWMIGAVIVDLGVAKLLAAWAEQFLSKDMLVSGTFLLCAIMAFATGSSWGTLAIMIPIGAEVALTVEAQLLLPALSAVMAGSVFGDHCSPISDTSVISATSSGCAPHDHVITQLPFAIIAAVSSLVGFQLINLAVSEFWAWLAVILVAVSMLAAYQKFVQAER; translated from the coding sequence ATGACCAGCAATCTCCTCGTCCTCGTTCCGCTGCTGCTGACACTGATTCTGGCCCTTTTGCTTCGCAGAACCTTGGTTGCTTTGGGCGTTGGAATTGTCTCCGGTGCATTGATCTTAACGGATTTTAGTTTGACTCAATCAGTCTCATATATGGCTGATAGGGTTTGGCTACAATTCTACCGCGATGGCCAATGGCAAGCTTGGCACTTAAATGTACTGGCGGCCATGATTCTTCTCGGGATGATGACCCAGTTATTAGCGCGGGGAGGAGCGGTAAAACAATTTGCCGACTGGTTATATCACAGGATAAAAAGTGGTCGTCAGGCACGGATTGGTATTGTGCTACTGGGTTGGATAGTATTTATCGATGGCATCTTTAGCTGTTTAGCCGTGGGGCATGTTTGTCAGCCCCTTAGCCAGAGGTACAAGGTGCCTCGTGAGCAAATTGCTTATCTGGTCGACTCGAATGCTTCCCCTTTATGTGCACTTCTGCCTTTCTCTAGCTGGGGACCTTATGTAATGGCCATCCTAGCGGGCATAACCTTATTACCACTAACACCATTAGAGTCATTTGTTGAGATCGCCAAGATGAACTTCTATGCGGTTACTATAGTGCTACTGTCTTTATTGGTAGCTTGGTTTGGTATTGGCTTTCATTCTGATTTCGCTATCGAGCAAAACAGTGAGGAGGTAGAGGCGGGCAATCCTTGGCTATTAGGCTTGCCTATGGCGACGCTACTTTTAGCCTCTATCAGTTTGACCTTGTACTCTGGAGCCAGTAATGCACAGGGTGATAGTTTGGGTGATTGGATTGCCGCGGCAGATATCGGTACAGCTATGCGTAATGCCTGCTTGCTGGCAACCGTGTTGGCAATTTTTATACTCAAGTTAGGTGGACGCAGTTTGAGCTTATTGTTGGGCGATCTCGCTTCTGGGGTACGCAGTATCGGTTTTGCCATCGCTATTTTGCTATTTACTTGGATGATAGGCGCGGTGATAGTCGATTTAGGTGTGGCTAAGCTACTTGCTGCTTGGGCTGAGCAGTTTTTATCAAAAGATATGCTGGTCTCAGGCACTTTTTTACTCTGTGCAATTATGGCATTTGCTACAGGGTCAAGTTGGGGAACGCTTGCCATTATGATCCCGATTGGCGCAGAAGTCGCATTAACGGTTGAAGCTCAACTCCTGTTACCCGCGTTAAGCGCGGTAATGGCAGGCTCCGTATTTGGCGATCATTGCTCACCGATATCTGATACCAGTGTGATCAGTGCAACTAGCTCAGGTTGTGCGCCCCATGACCACGTGATTACGCAACTCCCTTTTGCCATTATTGCGGCGGTCAGTTCACTGGTTGGCTTTCAGTTGATTAATCTAGCGGTATCAGAATTTTGGGCTTGGTTAGCGGTTATTCTGGTGGCGGTATCTATGTTGGCCGCATACCAAAAGTTTGTTCAAGCTGAACGCTGA